One window of the Marmota flaviventris isolate mMarFla1 chromosome 2, mMarFla1.hap1, whole genome shotgun sequence genome contains the following:
- the Smox gene encoding spermine oxidase isoform X2 produces the protein MLLSALPLAGPLQGCDTQTPAGCCYWCDSRMEVVSPGGTWGRGSSSQTCGGKGLLLLPLGHATFELGATWIHGSQGNPVYHLAEANGLLEETTDGERSVGRISLYSKNGVACYLTNRGRRIPKDVVEEFSDLYNEVYNLTQEFFRHGKPVNAESQNSVGVFTREEVRNRIRDDPDDPEATKRLKLAMIQQYLKVESCESSSHSIDEVSLSAFGEWTEIPGAHHIIPSGFMRVVELLAEGIPSHVIQLGKPVRCIHWDQASARPRGPEIEPRVEGDHNHDTGEVGQSGVGPQGGRWDEDEQWPVMVECEDCEVIPADHVIVTVSLGVLKRQYTSFFQPGLPAEKVAAIHRLGIGTTDKIFLEFEEPFWGPECNSLQFVWEDEAESRTLTYPPELWYRKICGFDVLYPPERYGHVLSGWICGEEALVMEKCDDEAVAEICTEMLRQFTGNSNIPKPRRILRSAWGSNPYFRGSYSYTQVGSSGADVEKLAKPLPYTESSKTAHGSTTKQQPAHLLSSKCPEQSLDLDRGSIKPMQVLFSGEATHRKYYSTTHGALLSGQREAARLIEMYRDLFQQGT, from the exons GGCCTATTGTTGTTGCCATTAGGACACGCCACCTTTGAGCTGGGAGCTACCTGGATCCATGGCTCCCAGGGGAATCCTGTCTATCATCTAGCAGAAGCCAATGGCCTCTTGGAAGAGACAACTGATGGGGAGCGCAGCGTGGGCCGCATCAGCCTCTACTCCAAGAATGGGGTGGCCTGCTACCTTACCAACCGTGGCCGCAGGATCCCCAAGGACGTGGTTGAGGAATTCAGCGATTTATACAACGAG GTCTATAACTTGACCCAGGAATTCTTCCGGCATGGTAAACCAGTCAACGCTGAGAGTCAAAACAGCGTGGGGGTGTTCACCCGGGAGGAGGTGCGCAATCGCATCAGGGATGACCCTGACGACCCGGAGGCCACCAAGCGCCTGAAGCTTGCCATGATCCAGCAGTACCTGAAG GTGGAGAGCTGTGAGAGCAGCTCACACAGCATAGACGAGGTGTCCCTGAGCGCCTTTGGGGAGTGGACGGAGATCCCCGGTGCCCACCACATCATTCCCTCAGGCTTCATGCGGGTTGTAGAGCTGCTGGCTGAGGGCATCCCCTCCCATGTCATCCAGTTGGGGAAACCGGTCCGTTGCATTCACTGGGACCAGGCCTCAGCCCGCCCTCGGGGCCCTGAGATTGAGCCCCGGGTTGAGGGCGACCATAATCATGACACCGGGGAGGTTGGTCAGAGTGGAGTGGGTCCCCAGGGGGGCAGATGGGATGAGGATGAGCAGTGGCCGGTGATGGTGGAGTGCGAGGACTGCGAGGTGATCCCAGCGGACCATGTGATCGTGACGGTGTCGCTGGGCGTGCTGAAGAGGCAGTACACCAGCTTCTTCCAGCCAGGCCTGCCGGCAGAGAAGGTGGCTGCCATTCACCGCCTGGGCATCGGCACCACCGACAAGATCTTCCTTGAATTCGAGGAGCCCTTCTGGGGCCCCGAGTGCAACAGCCTGCAGTTCGTGTGGGAGGACGAGGCAGAGAGCCGCACCCTCACCTACCCGCCGGAGCTCTGGTATCGCAAGATCTGCGGCTTCGATGTCCTCTACCCGCCTGAGCGCTATGGCCACGTGCTGAGTGGCTGGATCTGCGGGGAGGAGGCCCTCGTCATGGAGAAGTGCGACGATGAGGCTGTGGCTGAGATCTGCACGGAGATGCTGCGTCAGTTCACAG GGAACTCCAACATTCCAAAACCTCGGCGAATCCTGCGCTCAGCCTGGGGCAGCAACCCCTACTTCCGAGGTTCTTATTCATACACACAGGTGGGCTCAAGCGGGGCAGATGTGGAGAAGCTGGCCAAGCCCCTGCCCTACACCGAGAGTTCTAAGACAGCG CATGGAAGCACCACAAAGCAGCAGCCTGCTCACCTTTTATCATCCAAGTGCCCAGAACAGTCCCTGGACCTTGATAGGGGCTCCATAAAG CCCATGCAGGTGCTGTTCTCTGGTGAGGCCACTCACCGCAAGTACTACTCCACCACCCATGGTGCTCTGCTCTCTGGCCAGCGCGAGGCTGCTCGTCTCATCGAGATGTACCGAGACCTCTTCCAGCAGGGGACCTGA
- the Smox gene encoding spermine oxidase isoform X1, with translation MQSCESSGDSADDPLSRGLRRRGQPRVVVIGAGLAGLAAAKALLEQGFTDVTVLEASSRIGGRVQSVKLGHATFELGATWIHGSQGNPVYHLAEANGLLEETTDGERSVGRISLYSKNGVACYLTNRGRRIPKDVVEEFSDLYNEVYNLTQEFFRHGKPVNAESQNSVGVFTREEVRNRIRDDPDDPEATKRLKLAMIQQYLKVESCESSSHSIDEVSLSAFGEWTEIPGAHHIIPSGFMRVVELLAEGIPSHVIQLGKPVRCIHWDQASARPRGPEIEPRVEGDHNHDTGEVGQSGVGPQGGRWDEDEQWPVMVECEDCEVIPADHVIVTVSLGVLKRQYTSFFQPGLPAEKVAAIHRLGIGTTDKIFLEFEEPFWGPECNSLQFVWEDEAESRTLTYPPELWYRKICGFDVLYPPERYGHVLSGWICGEEALVMEKCDDEAVAEICTEMLRQFTGNSNIPKPRRILRSAWGSNPYFRGSYSYTQVGSSGADVEKLAKPLPYTESSKTAHGSTTKQQPAHLLSSKCPEQSLDLDRGSIKPMQVLFSGEATHRKYYSTTHGALLSGQREAARLIEMYRDLFQQGT, from the exons ATGCAAAGTTGTGAATCCAGTGGCGACAGTGCGGATGACCCTCTCAGTCGTGGCCTACGGAGAAGGGGACAGCCTCGTGTGGTGGTGATCGGCGCCGGCTTGGctggcctggctgcagccaaagcACTTCTGGAGCAGGGCTTCACAGATGTCACTGTGCTTGAGGCTTCCAGCCGCATCGGAGGCCGCGTGCAGAGCGTGAAACTTG GACACGCCACCTTTGAGCTGGGAGCTACCTGGATCCATGGCTCCCAGGGGAATCCTGTCTATCATCTAGCAGAAGCCAATGGCCTCTTGGAAGAGACAACTGATGGGGAGCGCAGCGTGGGCCGCATCAGCCTCTACTCCAAGAATGGGGTGGCCTGCTACCTTACCAACCGTGGCCGCAGGATCCCCAAGGACGTGGTTGAGGAATTCAGCGATTTATACAACGAG GTCTATAACTTGACCCAGGAATTCTTCCGGCATGGTAAACCAGTCAACGCTGAGAGTCAAAACAGCGTGGGGGTGTTCACCCGGGAGGAGGTGCGCAATCGCATCAGGGATGACCCTGACGACCCGGAGGCCACCAAGCGCCTGAAGCTTGCCATGATCCAGCAGTACCTGAAG GTGGAGAGCTGTGAGAGCAGCTCACACAGCATAGACGAGGTGTCCCTGAGCGCCTTTGGGGAGTGGACGGAGATCCCCGGTGCCCACCACATCATTCCCTCAGGCTTCATGCGGGTTGTAGAGCTGCTGGCTGAGGGCATCCCCTCCCATGTCATCCAGTTGGGGAAACCGGTCCGTTGCATTCACTGGGACCAGGCCTCAGCCCGCCCTCGGGGCCCTGAGATTGAGCCCCGGGTTGAGGGCGACCATAATCATGACACCGGGGAGGTTGGTCAGAGTGGAGTGGGTCCCCAGGGGGGCAGATGGGATGAGGATGAGCAGTGGCCGGTGATGGTGGAGTGCGAGGACTGCGAGGTGATCCCAGCGGACCATGTGATCGTGACGGTGTCGCTGGGCGTGCTGAAGAGGCAGTACACCAGCTTCTTCCAGCCAGGCCTGCCGGCAGAGAAGGTGGCTGCCATTCACCGCCTGGGCATCGGCACCACCGACAAGATCTTCCTTGAATTCGAGGAGCCCTTCTGGGGCCCCGAGTGCAACAGCCTGCAGTTCGTGTGGGAGGACGAGGCAGAGAGCCGCACCCTCACCTACCCGCCGGAGCTCTGGTATCGCAAGATCTGCGGCTTCGATGTCCTCTACCCGCCTGAGCGCTATGGCCACGTGCTGAGTGGCTGGATCTGCGGGGAGGAGGCCCTCGTCATGGAGAAGTGCGACGATGAGGCTGTGGCTGAGATCTGCACGGAGATGCTGCGTCAGTTCACAG GGAACTCCAACATTCCAAAACCTCGGCGAATCCTGCGCTCAGCCTGGGGCAGCAACCCCTACTTCCGAGGTTCTTATTCATACACACAGGTGGGCTCAAGCGGGGCAGATGTGGAGAAGCTGGCCAAGCCCCTGCCCTACACCGAGAGTTCTAAGACAGCG CATGGAAGCACCACAAAGCAGCAGCCTGCTCACCTTTTATCATCCAAGTGCCCAGAACAGTCCCTGGACCTTGATAGGGGCTCCATAAAG CCCATGCAGGTGCTGTTCTCTGGTGAGGCCACTCACCGCAAGTACTACTCCACCACCCATGGTGCTCTGCTCTCTGGCCAGCGCGAGGCTGCTCGTCTCATCGAGATGTACCGAGACCTCTTCCAGCAGGGGACCTGA
- the Smox gene encoding spermine oxidase isoform X5 yields MLLSALPLAGPLQGLLLLPLGHATFELGATWIHGSQGNPVYHLAEANGLLEETTDGERSVGRISLYSKNGVACYLTNRGRRIPKDVVEEFSDLYNEVYNLTQEFFRHGKPVNAESQNSVGVFTREEVRNRIRDDPDDPEATKRLKLAMIQQYLKVESCESSSHSIDEVSLSAFGEWTEIPGAHHIIPSGFMRVVELLAEGIPSHVIQLGKPVRCIHWDQASARPRGPEIEPRVEGDHNHDTGEVGQSGVGPQGGRWDEDEQWPVMVECEDCEVIPADHVIVTVSLGVLKRQYTSFFQPGLPAEKVAAIHRLGIGTTDKIFLEFEEPFWGPECNSLQFVWEDEAESRTLTYPPELWYRKICGFDVLYPPERYGHVLSGWICGEEALVMEKCDDEAVAEICTEMLRQFTGNSNIPKPRRILRSAWGSNPYFRGSYSYTQVGSSGADVEKLAKPLPYTESSKTAHGSTTKQQPAHLLSSKCPEQSLDLDRGSIKPMQVLFSGEATHRKYYSTTHGALLSGQREAARLIEMYRDLFQQGT; encoded by the exons GGCCTATTGTTGTTGCCATTAGGACACGCCACCTTTGAGCTGGGAGCTACCTGGATCCATGGCTCCCAGGGGAATCCTGTCTATCATCTAGCAGAAGCCAATGGCCTCTTGGAAGAGACAACTGATGGGGAGCGCAGCGTGGGCCGCATCAGCCTCTACTCCAAGAATGGGGTGGCCTGCTACCTTACCAACCGTGGCCGCAGGATCCCCAAGGACGTGGTTGAGGAATTCAGCGATTTATACAACGAG GTCTATAACTTGACCCAGGAATTCTTCCGGCATGGTAAACCAGTCAACGCTGAGAGTCAAAACAGCGTGGGGGTGTTCACCCGGGAGGAGGTGCGCAATCGCATCAGGGATGACCCTGACGACCCGGAGGCCACCAAGCGCCTGAAGCTTGCCATGATCCAGCAGTACCTGAAG GTGGAGAGCTGTGAGAGCAGCTCACACAGCATAGACGAGGTGTCCCTGAGCGCCTTTGGGGAGTGGACGGAGATCCCCGGTGCCCACCACATCATTCCCTCAGGCTTCATGCGGGTTGTAGAGCTGCTGGCTGAGGGCATCCCCTCCCATGTCATCCAGTTGGGGAAACCGGTCCGTTGCATTCACTGGGACCAGGCCTCAGCCCGCCCTCGGGGCCCTGAGATTGAGCCCCGGGTTGAGGGCGACCATAATCATGACACCGGGGAGGTTGGTCAGAGTGGAGTGGGTCCCCAGGGGGGCAGATGGGATGAGGATGAGCAGTGGCCGGTGATGGTGGAGTGCGAGGACTGCGAGGTGATCCCAGCGGACCATGTGATCGTGACGGTGTCGCTGGGCGTGCTGAAGAGGCAGTACACCAGCTTCTTCCAGCCAGGCCTGCCGGCAGAGAAGGTGGCTGCCATTCACCGCCTGGGCATCGGCACCACCGACAAGATCTTCCTTGAATTCGAGGAGCCCTTCTGGGGCCCCGAGTGCAACAGCCTGCAGTTCGTGTGGGAGGACGAGGCAGAGAGCCGCACCCTCACCTACCCGCCGGAGCTCTGGTATCGCAAGATCTGCGGCTTCGATGTCCTCTACCCGCCTGAGCGCTATGGCCACGTGCTGAGTGGCTGGATCTGCGGGGAGGAGGCCCTCGTCATGGAGAAGTGCGACGATGAGGCTGTGGCTGAGATCTGCACGGAGATGCTGCGTCAGTTCACAG GGAACTCCAACATTCCAAAACCTCGGCGAATCCTGCGCTCAGCCTGGGGCAGCAACCCCTACTTCCGAGGTTCTTATTCATACACACAGGTGGGCTCAAGCGGGGCAGATGTGGAGAAGCTGGCCAAGCCCCTGCCCTACACCGAGAGTTCTAAGACAGCG CATGGAAGCACCACAAAGCAGCAGCCTGCTCACCTTTTATCATCCAAGTGCCCAGAACAGTCCCTGGACCTTGATAGGGGCTCCATAAAG CCCATGCAGGTGCTGTTCTCTGGTGAGGCCACTCACCGCAAGTACTACTCCACCACCCATGGTGCTCTGCTCTCTGGCCAGCGCGAGGCTGCTCGTCTCATCGAGATGTACCGAGACCTCTTCCAGCAGGGGACCTGA
- the Smox gene encoding spermine oxidase isoform X3, whose translation MQSCESSGDSADDPLSRGLRRRGQPRVVVIGAGLAGLAAAKALLEQGFTDVTVLEASSRIGGRVQSVKLGHATFELGATWIHGSQGNPVYHLAEANGLLEETTDGERSVGRISLYSKNGVACYLTNRGRRIPKDVVEEFSDLYNEVYNLTQEFFRHGKPVNAESQNSVGVFTREEVRNRIRDDPDDPEATKRLKLAMIQQYLKVESCESSSHSIDEVSLSAFGEWTEIPGAHHIIPSGFMRVVELLAEGIPSHVIQLGKPVRCIHWDQASARPRGPEIEPRVEGDHNHDTGEVGQSGVGPQGGRWDEDEQWPVMVECEDCEVIPADHVIVTVSLGVLKRQYTSFFQPGLPAEKVAAIHRLGIGTTDKIFLEFEEPFWGPECNSLQFVWEDEAESRTLTYPPELWYRKICGFDVLYPPERYGHVLSGWICGEEALVMEKCDDEAVAEICTEMLRQFTGNSNIPKPRRILRSAWGSNPYFRGSYSYTQVGSSGADVEKLAKPLPYTESSKTAPMQVLFSGEATHRKYYSTTHGALLSGQREAARLIEMYRDLFQQGT comes from the exons ATGCAAAGTTGTGAATCCAGTGGCGACAGTGCGGATGACCCTCTCAGTCGTGGCCTACGGAGAAGGGGACAGCCTCGTGTGGTGGTGATCGGCGCCGGCTTGGctggcctggctgcagccaaagcACTTCTGGAGCAGGGCTTCACAGATGTCACTGTGCTTGAGGCTTCCAGCCGCATCGGAGGCCGCGTGCAGAGCGTGAAACTTG GACACGCCACCTTTGAGCTGGGAGCTACCTGGATCCATGGCTCCCAGGGGAATCCTGTCTATCATCTAGCAGAAGCCAATGGCCTCTTGGAAGAGACAACTGATGGGGAGCGCAGCGTGGGCCGCATCAGCCTCTACTCCAAGAATGGGGTGGCCTGCTACCTTACCAACCGTGGCCGCAGGATCCCCAAGGACGTGGTTGAGGAATTCAGCGATTTATACAACGAG GTCTATAACTTGACCCAGGAATTCTTCCGGCATGGTAAACCAGTCAACGCTGAGAGTCAAAACAGCGTGGGGGTGTTCACCCGGGAGGAGGTGCGCAATCGCATCAGGGATGACCCTGACGACCCGGAGGCCACCAAGCGCCTGAAGCTTGCCATGATCCAGCAGTACCTGAAG GTGGAGAGCTGTGAGAGCAGCTCACACAGCATAGACGAGGTGTCCCTGAGCGCCTTTGGGGAGTGGACGGAGATCCCCGGTGCCCACCACATCATTCCCTCAGGCTTCATGCGGGTTGTAGAGCTGCTGGCTGAGGGCATCCCCTCCCATGTCATCCAGTTGGGGAAACCGGTCCGTTGCATTCACTGGGACCAGGCCTCAGCCCGCCCTCGGGGCCCTGAGATTGAGCCCCGGGTTGAGGGCGACCATAATCATGACACCGGGGAGGTTGGTCAGAGTGGAGTGGGTCCCCAGGGGGGCAGATGGGATGAGGATGAGCAGTGGCCGGTGATGGTGGAGTGCGAGGACTGCGAGGTGATCCCAGCGGACCATGTGATCGTGACGGTGTCGCTGGGCGTGCTGAAGAGGCAGTACACCAGCTTCTTCCAGCCAGGCCTGCCGGCAGAGAAGGTGGCTGCCATTCACCGCCTGGGCATCGGCACCACCGACAAGATCTTCCTTGAATTCGAGGAGCCCTTCTGGGGCCCCGAGTGCAACAGCCTGCAGTTCGTGTGGGAGGACGAGGCAGAGAGCCGCACCCTCACCTACCCGCCGGAGCTCTGGTATCGCAAGATCTGCGGCTTCGATGTCCTCTACCCGCCTGAGCGCTATGGCCACGTGCTGAGTGGCTGGATCTGCGGGGAGGAGGCCCTCGTCATGGAGAAGTGCGACGATGAGGCTGTGGCTGAGATCTGCACGGAGATGCTGCGTCAGTTCACAG GGAACTCCAACATTCCAAAACCTCGGCGAATCCTGCGCTCAGCCTGGGGCAGCAACCCCTACTTCCGAGGTTCTTATTCATACACACAGGTGGGCTCAAGCGGGGCAGATGTGGAGAAGCTGGCCAAGCCCCTGCCCTACACCGAGAGTTCTAAGACAGCG CCCATGCAGGTGCTGTTCTCTGGTGAGGCCACTCACCGCAAGTACTACTCCACCACCCATGGTGCTCTGCTCTCTGGCCAGCGCGAGGCTGCTCGTCTCATCGAGATGTACCGAGACCTCTTCCAGCAGGGGACCTGA
- the Smox gene encoding spermine oxidase isoform X4: MQSCESSGDSADDPLSRGLRRRGQPRVVVIGAGLAGLAAAKALLEQGFTDVTVLEASSRIGGRVQSVKLGHATFELGATWIHGSQGNPVYHLAEANGLLEETTDGERSVGRISLYSKNGVACYLTNRGRRIPKDVVEEFSDLYNEVYNLTQEFFRHGKPVNAESQNSVGVFTREEVRNRIRDDPDDPEATKRLKLAMIQQYLKVESCESSSHSIDEVSLSAFGEWTEIPGAHHIIPSGFMRVVELLAEGIPSHVIQLGKPVRCIHWDQASARPRGPEIEPRVEGDHNHDTGEVGQSGVGPQGGRWDEDEQWPVMVECEDCEVIPADHVIVTVSLGVLKRQYTSFFQPGLPAEKVAAIHRLGIGTTDKIFLEFEEPFWGPECNSLQFVWEDEAESRTLTYPPELWYRKICGFDVLYPPERYGHVLSGWICGEEALVMEKCDDEAVAEICTEMLRQFTGNSNIPKPRRILRSAWGSNPYFRGSYSYTQVGSSGADVEKLAKPLPYTESSKTAHLLRTGPKVLSSGKLCGIHQASFLSRWHLIQTPTTSCMTVV; encoded by the exons ATGCAAAGTTGTGAATCCAGTGGCGACAGTGCGGATGACCCTCTCAGTCGTGGCCTACGGAGAAGGGGACAGCCTCGTGTGGTGGTGATCGGCGCCGGCTTGGctggcctggctgcagccaaagcACTTCTGGAGCAGGGCTTCACAGATGTCACTGTGCTTGAGGCTTCCAGCCGCATCGGAGGCCGCGTGCAGAGCGTGAAACTTG GACACGCCACCTTTGAGCTGGGAGCTACCTGGATCCATGGCTCCCAGGGGAATCCTGTCTATCATCTAGCAGAAGCCAATGGCCTCTTGGAAGAGACAACTGATGGGGAGCGCAGCGTGGGCCGCATCAGCCTCTACTCCAAGAATGGGGTGGCCTGCTACCTTACCAACCGTGGCCGCAGGATCCCCAAGGACGTGGTTGAGGAATTCAGCGATTTATACAACGAG GTCTATAACTTGACCCAGGAATTCTTCCGGCATGGTAAACCAGTCAACGCTGAGAGTCAAAACAGCGTGGGGGTGTTCACCCGGGAGGAGGTGCGCAATCGCATCAGGGATGACCCTGACGACCCGGAGGCCACCAAGCGCCTGAAGCTTGCCATGATCCAGCAGTACCTGAAG GTGGAGAGCTGTGAGAGCAGCTCACACAGCATAGACGAGGTGTCCCTGAGCGCCTTTGGGGAGTGGACGGAGATCCCCGGTGCCCACCACATCATTCCCTCAGGCTTCATGCGGGTTGTAGAGCTGCTGGCTGAGGGCATCCCCTCCCATGTCATCCAGTTGGGGAAACCGGTCCGTTGCATTCACTGGGACCAGGCCTCAGCCCGCCCTCGGGGCCCTGAGATTGAGCCCCGGGTTGAGGGCGACCATAATCATGACACCGGGGAGGTTGGTCAGAGTGGAGTGGGTCCCCAGGGGGGCAGATGGGATGAGGATGAGCAGTGGCCGGTGATGGTGGAGTGCGAGGACTGCGAGGTGATCCCAGCGGACCATGTGATCGTGACGGTGTCGCTGGGCGTGCTGAAGAGGCAGTACACCAGCTTCTTCCAGCCAGGCCTGCCGGCAGAGAAGGTGGCTGCCATTCACCGCCTGGGCATCGGCACCACCGACAAGATCTTCCTTGAATTCGAGGAGCCCTTCTGGGGCCCCGAGTGCAACAGCCTGCAGTTCGTGTGGGAGGACGAGGCAGAGAGCCGCACCCTCACCTACCCGCCGGAGCTCTGGTATCGCAAGATCTGCGGCTTCGATGTCCTCTACCCGCCTGAGCGCTATGGCCACGTGCTGAGTGGCTGGATCTGCGGGGAGGAGGCCCTCGTCATGGAGAAGTGCGACGATGAGGCTGTGGCTGAGATCTGCACGGAGATGCTGCGTCAGTTCACAG GGAACTCCAACATTCCAAAACCTCGGCGAATCCTGCGCTCAGCCTGGGGCAGCAACCCCTACTTCCGAGGTTCTTATTCATACACACAGGTGGGCTCAAGCGGGGCAGATGTGGAGAAGCTGGCCAAGCCCCTGCCCTACACCGAGAGTTCTAAGACAGCG CATCTTCTGAGAACTGGCCCAAAGGTCCTCTCCTCTGGGAAACTCTGTGGGATCCACCAGGCCTCTTTTCTGAGCCGTTGGCACCTCATCCAAACACCTACCACATCATGTATGACCGTTGTTTAG